A region of Rhizobium grahamii DNA encodes the following proteins:
- a CDS encoding response regulator, with translation MKGSDGNAALIVEDELFIVLELEDILLEMGYGKVNAFSEVAAALSWLEHGKPAIAIVDYHLKGGTAEDLIAVLAEASVPTVIYSGRSYDPQIDQALSAYEWLMKPADETMLAAAIARASGDV, from the coding sequence ATGAAGGGATCGGATGGCAATGCTGCGTTGATCGTCGAGGATGAACTCTTCATCGTACTCGAACTCGAGGATATTCTGCTCGAGATGGGGTATGGGAAAGTCAACGCATTTTCCGAGGTCGCTGCGGCGCTCTCCTGGCTTGAACACGGTAAGCCCGCCATCGCGATCGTCGACTATCACCTGAAAGGCGGGACGGCGGAAGATCTGATCGCCGTTCTCGCCGAGGCGAGCGTCCCTACCGTGATCTATTCCGGCCGCTCATACGACCCCCAGATTGATCAAGCTCTTTCCGCCTACGAGTGGTTGATGAAGCCTGCCGATGAAACAATGCTCGCTGCCGCGATCGCCCGCGCATCGGGCGATGTCTAG
- a CDS encoding DUF6894 family protein yields the protein MLFYFNVRSENSYDIDEEGVDLPTLEAARSEARKSAREMVAELVLHDRRIAGMRFEITDSSGDVLAAILFRDVIKFD from the coding sequence ATGCTTTTCTATTTCAATGTACGTTCCGAGAACAGTTACGACATCGATGAGGAGGGCGTTGATCTTCCGACACTGGAGGCGGCGAGATCCGAAGCGAGGAAGTCGGCGCGTGAGATGGTCGCCGAGCTCGTCTTGCACGACAGGCGCATCGCCGGCATGCGGTTCGAGATAACCGACTCCAGCGGGGACGTGCTTGCCGCGATTCTGTTCAGAGACGTGATCAAATTCGACTAG
- a CDS encoding pyridoxamine 5'-phosphate oxidase family protein — protein sequence MSTMRFEDLASKIKKIDFCMLSTNDGMGKISSRPMSNNGDVEYDGDSWFFSYENTRKIGEIKGFEHVSLTFTEPPSLLGKPGIFIAIQGKASIVRDRTAFEEHWVSGLERWFPEGVDTTDLVLLKVVASSVYYWDGEENGEIAVPDR from the coding sequence ATGTCCACGATGAGATTCGAAGACCTTGCATCGAAGATTAAGAAGATCGATTTCTGCATGCTGTCGACGAACGACGGCATGGGAAAAATTTCCAGCCGTCCGATGAGCAACAACGGTGACGTGGAATACGACGGTGACTCTTGGTTCTTTTCCTACGAGAACACTCGAAAAATCGGTGAGATCAAAGGATTCGAGCACGTCTCGCTGACTTTCACCGAACCTCCGAGCCTCCTCGGTAAACCGGGCATCTTCATCGCGATTCAGGGAAAGGCGTCGATCGTTCGAGACAGAACGGCCTTCGAGGAACATTGGGTTTCGGGCTTGGAACGCTGGTTTCCGGAAGGCGTAGACACGACCGACCTCGTCCTGCTCAAAGTGGTGGCTTCATCGGTCTATTATTGGGACGGCGAAGAGAACGGCGAAATCGCCGTCCCGGATAGGTAG
- a CDS encoding sigma-70 family RNA polymerase sigma factor, which translates to MVSEYTKACSIEEEVVLLIPALNAFARTFHKSPVDVDDLVQETLLKGLSNIDHFRPGTKLKSWLFTIMRNSFCTRFRVGKREVIGLEECASHAGSVAPEQEWRVRGHELERACGSLQEPFRSAFKFVFIEGRSYEEAARRFHCATGTIKSRVNRARQRIADDLGETAA; encoded by the coding sequence ATGGTTTCCGAATACACCAAAGCCTGCTCGATCGAAGAGGAGGTCGTTCTTCTCATTCCCGCTTTAAATGCTTTCGCCAGAACCTTTCACAAGAGCCCCGTGGACGTGGATGATCTAGTTCAGGAAACGCTCCTCAAGGGGCTGTCCAATATCGATCATTTTCGACCGGGCACAAAGCTCAAGTCGTGGCTCTTCACCATCATGAGAAACTCGTTCTGCACACGGTTTCGCGTCGGCAAGCGGGAGGTTATCGGCCTTGAAGAGTGCGCTTCCCACGCCGGCAGTGTTGCCCCTGAGCAGGAATGGCGTGTGCGCGGCCACGAACTGGAACGGGCCTGCGGAAGCCTGCAGGAACCTTTCAGATCGGCCTTCAAGTTCGTTTTCATAGAGGGCCGCTCCTACGAGGAGGCCGCGCGACGTTTTCATTGCGCCACCGGCACCATCAAGAGCCGGGTAAACCGCGCTCGCCAGCGCATCGCCGACGATCTTGGCGAGACTGCCGCCTAA
- a CDS encoding Crp/Fnr family transcriptional regulator, with translation MPLDEIDISNRMLASLQDSDLALLAPHLEKVDLPSRYTIAHPDALLEHIYFPDSGIGAVMSVLPDGKRAEAGMFGREGFVPTSTIIGDTMVPYLIEMQVGGSGYRIPIDRMRDATARSSTIQLPFIKFMHVFAVQVSYTALANAKFRVEQRLARWILMCHDRVRSDTLEITHEYIAFLLGIRRPSVTTALHILEGHRLIRSNRGSIVVINRKGLERFTAGCYGLPEREFERLIGA, from the coding sequence GTGCCACTCGATGAAATAGACATTTCCAATCGGATGTTGGCATCGCTGCAAGATAGCGATCTTGCATTGCTCGCGCCACACCTTGAGAAGGTCGACCTGCCATCACGCTACACGATTGCTCATCCCGACGCGTTGCTTGAGCATATCTATTTCCCCGATAGCGGTATCGGCGCCGTGATGAGCGTGCTTCCGGATGGTAAAAGAGCGGAAGCCGGCATGTTCGGGCGCGAGGGTTTCGTCCCGACGTCGACGATCATCGGCGACACGATGGTGCCTTATCTGATCGAGATGCAGGTTGGAGGGAGCGGCTATCGCATTCCTATCGACAGGATGCGAGACGCTACTGCGAGAAGTTCCACGATTCAGCTTCCCTTCATCAAATTTATGCACGTCTTCGCCGTCCAGGTCTCCTACACGGCGCTCGCCAATGCCAAGTTCCGCGTGGAACAGCGGCTCGCCCGGTGGATTCTGATGTGCCATGACAGGGTACGATCTGACACTCTGGAAATCACCCACGAATACATCGCATTTCTCCTCGGCATCCGGAGACCCAGCGTGACCACCGCTCTGCATATCCTGGAGGGGCACAGGCTTATTCGCTCGAACCGCGGATCGATCGTCGTGATTAACCGCAAGGGCCTGGAGCGGTTTACGGCCGGGTGCTACGGCCTGCCCGAGCGTGAGTTCGAACGCCTGATCGGCGCCTGA
- a CDS encoding BA14K family protein has protein sequence MRTRNLCMVLYVSAVATMLCGQAQALSRTGSSGPTPSETHGALAGFVQEDRNTGNDGSLLSPADIKHIRWCAGQYRSYDPTEDTFVSSGGTRAACRSPR, from the coding sequence ATGCGAACGCGAAACCTCTGCATGGTGCTTTACGTGTCGGCGGTCGCAACGATGCTTTGCGGACAGGCGCAGGCCCTGAGCAGGACTGGTTCGTCGGGGCCAACGCCATCAGAAACGCACGGCGCGTTGGCTGGTTTTGTCCAGGAAGACCGAAACACGGGCAACGATGGCAGCCTGCTGTCACCCGCAGACATCAAGCATATCCGCTGGTGCGCGGGACAGTATCGCTCCTATGATCCGACGGAAGATACATTCGTCTCGTCTGGCGGAACGCGCGCAGCCTGCCGCTCCCCGCGGTAA
- a CDS encoding response regulator, translating into MMFSELLGRRVLVMEDDYLQASNLTVALEDHGSDVVGPFSDLQGGMSALSRGAVDVAILDIRLGTERVFELADRLAMLKIPFLFVTGYDGGEIPERFKTVQRLLKPVELDEMMVLLAVILSKLDTRH; encoded by the coding sequence ATGATGTTCAGCGAGCTTCTCGGCCGACGCGTTCTCGTGATGGAGGACGACTACCTCCAGGCGAGCAATCTGACAGTCGCTCTCGAGGATCATGGAAGCGATGTGGTCGGGCCGTTCTCCGATTTGCAGGGTGGTATGTCGGCGCTCAGCCGCGGGGCGGTCGATGTCGCGATTCTCGACATTCGCCTTGGGACAGAGCGGGTGTTCGAACTGGCGGATCGGCTGGCGATGCTCAAAATCCCTTTTCTGTTCGTGACCGGCTACGATGGCGGAGAGATACCAGAGCGCTTCAAGACGGTGCAGCGGCTCTTAAAGCCGGTGGAACTCGACGAGATGATGGTGCTGCTCGCCGTCATCCTTTCCAAGCTCGACACGCGGCACTGA
- a CDS encoding sugar ABC transporter ATP-binding protein — translation MTASAAAVRMTGISKAFGGVRALDDVSFEVLPGEVHALLGGNGAGKSTILKVLNGVHRPDQGAIEVGGVPLTTHTPEASRAAGIAMNYQEMSLVPTLTVAQNIFLTRECRDGTGFIDDREAERRAADIFALLDVFVDPKAVVGDLGAGQKQLTEIAKAISQDAKVLVLDEPSTALAVSDVERLFIFLRKLKAKGVAIIYVSHRMDEIARIADRATILRDGRHVITAPLSELPIDTMIEHIVGRRSKGLSDVERGEAVKGEVLLELANVSGRQKPENISLTLHRGEILGLAGLLGSGRSSLARVIAGIDPAVNGEIYIKRRAVAFRKPGDAIAAGVALVPEARATQGIIPAHSVASNMILAVIDRLSTGGLLDTKAANELTDAQIERLRVKTASRDHAVSTLSGGNQQKVVIGKWLATNPDILILDEPTAGIDIGSKSEIIRLVRELAAAGKGIIMISSELSELLTACDRILVMSEGRVHQDLAREALEDPSVPRDDLAHRLQAAEQRLQIEIQKALAVQEVSNG, via the coding sequence ATGACTGCGAGCGCCGCTGCCGTCCGCATGACCGGCATTTCGAAGGCTTTCGGCGGCGTGCGCGCGCTCGACGACGTATCCTTCGAGGTCCTGCCGGGGGAAGTTCATGCTCTGCTTGGCGGCAATGGCGCCGGCAAGTCGACGATCCTCAAGGTGCTGAACGGGGTGCATCGCCCCGACCAGGGGGCGATCGAGGTCGGCGGCGTGCCTCTGACGACGCATACGCCGGAGGCGTCGCGCGCGGCCGGCATCGCGATGAACTACCAGGAAATGAGCCTGGTCCCGACGTTGACGGTCGCTCAGAACATCTTCCTGACGCGCGAGTGCCGTGACGGAACAGGGTTTATCGATGACCGGGAAGCCGAGCGGCGCGCGGCCGACATCTTCGCACTCCTCGATGTCTTCGTCGATCCGAAGGCCGTGGTCGGCGATCTCGGCGCCGGCCAGAAACAGTTGACGGAGATCGCCAAGGCGATCTCGCAGGATGCCAAGGTGCTGGTTCTGGACGAACCATCGACGGCGCTTGCCGTTTCCGATGTCGAGCGGCTCTTCATCTTCCTGCGCAAGTTGAAGGCGAAAGGGGTGGCGATCATCTATGTCAGCCACCGCATGGACGAGATTGCTCGCATCGCCGATCGCGCGACGATTCTGCGCGACGGTCGCCACGTCATCACTGCGCCACTTAGTGAATTGCCGATCGACACGATGATCGAACATATCGTCGGCCGGCGCTCCAAAGGGCTGTCGGACGTCGAGCGCGGCGAGGCCGTGAAGGGCGAAGTTCTGTTGGAACTCGCGAATGTCAGCGGTCGTCAAAAGCCGGAGAACATTTCCCTGACGTTGCATCGTGGCGAAATCCTTGGGCTTGCAGGGCTGCTCGGGTCGGGCCGTTCGTCGCTTGCCCGGGTGATTGCCGGCATCGACCCGGCCGTCAATGGAGAGATATACATCAAGCGCCGCGCGGTCGCGTTCCGCAAGCCCGGCGACGCGATCGCTGCAGGTGTTGCGCTGGTGCCGGAAGCGCGTGCGACGCAGGGCATCATCCCCGCCCATTCTGTTGCCTCAAACATGATCCTTGCCGTCATTGATCGGCTTTCCACGGGCGGCCTCCTTGATACGAAGGCCGCAAACGAGCTGACCGACGCGCAAATCGAGCGCCTTCGCGTGAAAACGGCGAGCCGCGATCACGCCGTCTCGACGCTTTCAGGCGGAAACCAGCAAAAGGTCGTCATCGGCAAGTGGCTGGCGACCAACCCCGACATCCTCATTCTCGACGAGCCTACCGCAGGAATCGATATAGGCTCCAAATCCGAGATCATCCGCCTGGTGCGCGAGCTTGCCGCCGCCGGCAAGGGCATCATCATGATCTCGTCCGAGCTTTCCGAGCTTTTGACCGCCTGCGACCGCATTCTCGTTATGTCCGAGGGGCGCGTCCACCAAGACCTGGCGCGCGAGGCGCTTGAAGACCCGTCGGTGCCTCGCGATGACCTTGCGCACCGTCTCCAGGCGGCTGAACAGCGGCTGCAGATCGAAATCCAGAAAGCCCTTGCGGTTCAAGAGGTATCCAATGGCTAA
- a CDS encoding PRC-barrel domain-containing protein, translating into MDHSNHVRLTAAELAAENLEGATVYGADDDKVGSVDHVHGSSSVVIDVGGFLGIGAKPVAVAFSDLDWMRDEDGEIHAVTSWTKDQLKAMPEHRD; encoded by the coding sequence ATGGATCATTCAAATCATGTCCGTCTGACCGCTGCCGAACTGGCCGCAGAAAACCTGGAAGGCGCCACGGTATACGGTGCCGATGACGATAAGGTGGGATCGGTCGACCATGTTCATGGTAGCAGCTCGGTTGTGATCGATGTTGGCGGATTCCTCGGAATTGGGGCCAAGCCGGTTGCCGTTGCCTTTTCCGATCTCGACTGGATGCGGGATGAGGACGGCGAAATTCATGCTGTTACGAGTTGGACCAAGGATCAGCTGAAAGCCATGCCCGAGCATCGCGACTGA
- a CDS encoding response regulator produces the protein MTVLVDDDETLVRMVVVEILEELGYAVLEAEDAPTALRILQARPDIDLLVTDVGSPNGMNGRQLADAVRRHLGSARGGINRWRPIKSRSWPGSLLVSLLLQCHACLTVALKSSS, from the coding sequence ATGACCGTATTGGTCGACGACGACGAAACGCTTGTCCGAATGGTCGTGGTCGAGATTCTTGAAGAGTTGGGGTATGCCGTTCTCGAGGCAGAGGATGCTCCAACTGCTTTGAGAATCCTTCAGGCGAGACCCGATATCGATCTTCTCGTAACCGACGTCGGATCGCCGAATGGAATGAACGGACGGCAGTTGGCTGATGCAGTTCGCCGACACCTTGGCTCGGCGCGTGGCGGAATTAACCGGTGGCGACCTATAAAGTCGCGTTCGTGGCCGGGCTCACTGCTTGTCTCCTTGCTACTTCAGTGCCACGCCTGCCTGACTGTGGCACTGAAGAGTTCATCGTAG
- a CDS encoding Crp/Fnr family transcriptional regulator produces MLASDQSTMQNRLLARLPDGEFDSILGRLETVDLRQGYVIVKADRPIDYVYFLCSGIGSVITVSSGGHQAEAGMFGREGFSPTSAGVGGTVSIHEVLMQVAGWGYRMTLEATIDAIARHPHFANLLARFIQSFASQISYTALSNVNYQIDIRLARWLLMSHDRVDGDEIALTHDFISLMLGVRRPSVTTALHVLEGEKFIRSERGLITIRDRRGMEEFAGDSYGKPEEEYRRLIGELRAAFRTPVGTLSAASGQHCTTLARRRRTC; encoded by the coding sequence ATGCTCGCCTCTGATCAATCGACAATGCAAAACCGGCTTCTGGCGCGTCTGCCCGACGGCGAATTCGATTCCATCCTAGGCCGGCTCGAGACGGTCGACCTTCGCCAGGGCTACGTCATTGTTAAAGCCGATCGGCCGATCGACTACGTCTATTTTCTGTGCAGCGGCATCGGTTCGGTGATTACCGTGTCCTCGGGCGGTCATCAGGCGGAAGCGGGGATGTTCGGACGCGAGGGGTTCTCGCCGACTTCGGCTGGGGTGGGTGGCACGGTCAGCATTCACGAGGTGCTGATGCAGGTTGCCGGGTGGGGTTACAGGATGACGCTGGAAGCGACGATCGATGCGATCGCGCGCCATCCCCATTTCGCCAACCTGCTTGCCCGCTTTATCCAGAGCTTCGCCTCGCAGATTTCCTATACGGCACTGTCGAACGTCAACTATCAGATCGACATCCGGCTCGCCCGATGGCTCCTCATGTCGCATGACCGGGTCGACGGGGACGAGATCGCGCTAACTCACGATTTCATTTCCTTGATGCTGGGTGTCCGCCGACCAAGCGTCACGACGGCGCTTCACGTCCTCGAGGGCGAGAAGTTCATTCGTTCTGAACGTGGGCTGATCACCATTCGTGACAGGCGCGGCATGGAGGAATTCGCCGGCGATTCCTACGGCAAGCCGGAAGAGGAATATCGACGCCTTATCGGCGAATTGCGAGCGGCGTTTCGAACGCCCGTCGGAACTTTGTCGGCAGCGAGCGGTCAGCATTGCACCACGCTAGCACGGAGAAGGCGCACGTGCTGA
- a CDS encoding DUF2267 domain-containing protein, which produces MRYSPILTFPDAAQEATVWIRELSELLGCEQRVAYEVLRTILHGVRDRLSVDDNAKVGNDLPMMLRGLYFEAWDPMRSRGHDDLRDLPTLLNAALPKSIASDAELLPKVLQLFEARLPRKRSNKLDIALRHCVTTARL; this is translated from the coding sequence ATGCGCTACAGCCCTATTCTCACCTTTCCGGATGCCGCACAGGAGGCTACGGTCTGGATCCGGGAACTCTCGGAACTGCTCGGCTGCGAGCAGCGCGTCGCATATGAGGTGCTGCGCACGATCCTTCACGGAGTGCGAGACAGGCTTTCGGTGGACGATAACGCTAAGGTTGGCAACGATTTGCCGATGATGCTTCGCGGTCTCTATTTCGAGGCTTGGGATCCGATGAGGAGCCGAGGGCACGATGATCTTCGCGATCTGCCAACACTGCTCAACGCGGCTTTGCCCAAGAGTATTGCCTCAGACGCCGAGCTGCTGCCGAAGGTCCTGCAGCTGTTCGAAGCCCGCCTTCCTCGTAAAAGATCGAACAAGCTCGACATTGCGCTGAGGCACTGCGTAACCACCGCGAGGCTCTGA
- a CDS encoding TIGR02587 family membrane protein, with amino-acid sequence MRSSASAEASSGWDGSRFAAGIGRGFAGALIFALPMFMTMEMWELGFSMDRLRLLLLLVLNVPLLIILSDRVGFEETTCWRDAVRDAMVAYAIGILSSLVILFSVAVLKLDQPLSEMVGKVAVQSVPASIGALLGRSQLNGDVDDSGESDDPVQTTNYDYPGEMFLMALGALFLGLNVAPTEEMILLSYKMTPLHALAVVILSLAVMHGFVYAVSFKGGHEIGDDVPRWHTVIRFTLPGYVIALLVSAYALWTFQRFDDTAASQMLLTTIVLGLPCSIGAAAARLIL; translated from the coding sequence ATGAGGTCATCAGCGTCTGCGGAAGCATCGAGTGGTTGGGACGGTTCGCGGTTCGCGGCGGGGATCGGGCGCGGATTTGCCGGCGCGCTGATCTTCGCGCTGCCGATGTTCATGACAATGGAAATGTGGGAGCTGGGCTTCTCGATGGACCGGCTGAGGCTGCTCCTGCTTCTCGTCCTCAACGTCCCTTTGCTGATTATCCTGTCCGACCGGGTCGGCTTCGAGGAGACGACCTGCTGGCGTGACGCCGTTCGGGACGCGATGGTCGCGTATGCGATCGGCATTCTGTCGAGCCTCGTCATCCTGTTCAGCGTCGCCGTTCTCAAGCTTGACCAGCCACTGTCGGAAATGGTCGGCAAGGTTGCCGTTCAATCGGTGCCGGCAAGCATCGGCGCTTTGCTTGGGCGCAGCCAGCTCAACGGAGATGTGGACGACAGCGGGGAGAGCGATGATCCGGTGCAGACGACGAACTACGATTATCCCGGAGAAATGTTTCTGATGGCGCTGGGCGCGCTTTTCCTCGGCCTAAACGTGGCGCCGACCGAGGAGATGATCCTCCTCTCTTACAAGATGACGCCATTGCATGCGCTGGCCGTGGTGATCCTCTCGCTCGCCGTCATGCATGGTTTCGTTTACGCCGTTTCCTTCAAGGGAGGCCACGAGATCGGCGACGACGTTCCGCGTTGGCATACGGTGATCCGCTTCACCCTTCCGGGCTACGTGATCGCGCTTCTAGTGAGCGCCTACGCGCTCTGGACGTTCCAGCGTTTCGATGACACAGCCGCCTCCCAAATGCTTTTGACGACGATTGTGCTCGGCTTGCCATGTTCCATAGGCGCGGCGGCCGCGCGCCTGATCTTGTAA
- a CDS encoding low temperature requirement protein A has product MSKADHRRRWIREEGAEKSRASFPELFFDLVFVFALVQLSHTLASDFTSATAGEAALLILAIWWVWINTTWVTNLLNTEREAVRHMLFILMFAGILMAIALPEAFGEHAMAFAAIYAAMQIGRSIFTAYAFFGADRQSAVAFMRISIWMVATSLLWIFGALADFEGRVVLWGLAIAVEYAVPLIRYWVPWLGAAPKETLSLAGEHMAERCALFVIICLGETILTTGRNAVEHMGSDMTFAVFCSAFVSTVAMWWIYFHHGQEKAAEKAENTGTPEAVAHNLFTYGHLPIVDGIILTAVGEDFSLSHSEDRGEATHVAAIVGGPALFLLGNIWVKVSAGSRFPLSHIVGVCLLAGISVASFALPNYATSLCATIALLIAALWEYVALRRMSSAMQG; this is encoded by the coding sequence ATGAGCAAGGCCGATCACAGGCGCCGATGGATCCGTGAGGAGGGGGCGGAAAAGTCCAGGGCGAGCTTTCCGGAACTGTTCTTCGATCTGGTTTTCGTTTTCGCGCTGGTTCAACTTTCCCACACGCTTGCCTCCGATTTTACGTCGGCTACGGCGGGCGAGGCGGCGTTGCTGATCCTGGCAATCTGGTGGGTCTGGATCAATACCACCTGGGTGACGAACCTTCTGAATACGGAGCGCGAGGCGGTGCGCCACATGCTCTTTATTCTGATGTTTGCCGGCATCCTCATGGCGATCGCCTTGCCCGAGGCGTTCGGGGAGCATGCCATGGCCTTCGCCGCGATCTATGCGGCTATGCAGATCGGCCGCTCGATCTTTACTGCCTACGCGTTTTTCGGCGCCGACCGACAGAGCGCCGTGGCGTTCATGCGCATCAGCATCTGGATGGTCGCCACGAGCCTCCTATGGATATTTGGCGCACTGGCGGATTTCGAAGGTCGAGTTGTCTTGTGGGGACTGGCAATCGCCGTGGAGTACGCTGTGCCGCTGATCCGTTACTGGGTGCCGTGGCTGGGAGCAGCGCCCAAGGAGACGTTGAGCTTGGCCGGCGAACACATGGCCGAGCGCTGCGCCCTGTTCGTCATCATCTGCCTCGGCGAAACAATCCTGACTACGGGACGCAACGCGGTGGAGCACATGGGCAGCGACATGACCTTCGCGGTCTTTTGCAGTGCCTTCGTCAGTACGGTGGCAATGTGGTGGATCTATTTCCACCATGGCCAGGAGAAGGCTGCCGAAAAGGCGGAAAACACCGGCACACCGGAAGCAGTTGCCCACAATCTCTTCACATATGGTCATTTACCGATCGTTGACGGCATCATCCTGACCGCCGTCGGCGAGGATTTCTCTCTGTCGCACAGCGAAGACAGGGGCGAGGCAACGCATGTTGCCGCCATCGTTGGGGGCCCGGCTCTGTTCCTGCTCGGCAACATATGGGTGAAAGTCAGCGCCGGGAGCCGCTTTCCACTGTCGCACATTGTCGGCGTTTGTTTGTTGGCCGGGATATCGGTGGCGAGTTTCGCATTGCCAAATTATGCGACCAGCCTATGCGCGACGATCGCGCTGCTGATTGCCGCCTTATGGGAATATGTAGCACTTCGCCGGATGTCTTCGGCCATGCAGGGTTAA
- a CDS encoding SDR family oxidoreductase, with product MSSEATAAKQREIQQQVEKADKKEKPTAEGAMQAGARRYPEPPLPAVHQDKPGSEADLPLAPMCDAPFYKGSEKLNGKVALITGGDSGIGRSVAILFAREGADVAIVHLDESEDAEVTKALVEKEGRKCLVIRGDVKDPAFCRKAVEKTKMQFSKLDILVNNAAFQVHTADIQDLTDAHFDETLKTNLYGYFYMAKAAIPHLTNGSAIINTGSVTGLEGSKELLDYSMTKGGIHAFTKALSSQLVPKGIRVNAVAPGPVWTPLNPSDKQAEDVAKFGSKTPMRRAAQPEEIAPAYVFLASPQMSSYITGEILPIVGGY from the coding sequence ATGTCATCGGAAGCGACCGCCGCGAAGCAGCGCGAAATCCAGCAACAGGTCGAGAAAGCCGACAAGAAGGAGAAACCTACGGCGGAGGGCGCTATGCAGGCAGGTGCCCGTCGGTATCCGGAGCCACCTTTGCCCGCCGTTCATCAGGATAAGCCCGGTTCCGAAGCAGACCTTCCATTGGCACCGATGTGCGATGCGCCATTTTACAAAGGTTCCGAGAAGCTCAACGGCAAGGTTGCCCTCATCACCGGAGGCGACTCCGGTATCGGTCGTTCGGTCGCCATTCTTTTCGCCCGGGAAGGGGCCGACGTTGCGATCGTCCACCTCGATGAGAGCGAGGACGCGGAAGTGACAAAGGCTTTGGTCGAAAAGGAAGGGCGCAAGTGCCTCGTCATTCGCGGCGACGTGAAGGATCCAGCTTTCTGCCGCAAGGCGGTCGAGAAGACCAAGATGCAGTTTTCGAAGCTCGACATCCTGGTCAACAACGCCGCCTTCCAAGTGCACACGGCGGACATCCAAGACCTTACGGACGCACACTTCGATGAGACGCTGAAAACGAACCTTTACGGATACTTTTATATGGCAAAAGCCGCGATCCCGCATCTGACGAACGGTTCAGCCATCATCAATACCGGATCGGTGACGGGGCTTGAAGGCTCGAAGGAGTTGCTCGACTACTCGATGACGAAGGGCGGCATCCACGCGTTCACGAAGGCGCTGTCCAGCCAGCTCGTGCCCAAGGGCATCCGCGTTAATGCGGTCGCTCCCGGTCCCGTCTGGACGCCGCTAAATCCATCCGACAAGCAGGCGGAGGACGTAGCGAAATTCGGAAGCAAGACGCCTATGCGGCGCGCCGCCCAGCCGGAAGAAATCGCTCCCGCCTACGTCTTCCTCGCGTCACCGCAGATGTCGAGCTACATCACGGGTGAGATTCTGCCAATCGTCGGCGGTTACTAG
- a CDS encoding putative quinol monooxygenase — protein sequence MTVSLIATLTARPETREELFRLLVEQVEPTRAEHGCIDYNLHVDARDPRVFVFYEKWKSQADLDAHMEMPHLKPLLSQIDRLLAKPVDIWRLLPAEPASPQLTMMTTEGPISQV from the coding sequence ATGACCGTTTCGCTCATTGCGACACTGACAGCCCGCCCGGAAACGCGAGAAGAACTTTTCCGCCTTCTCGTCGAGCAAGTGGAGCCAACCCGGGCCGAACACGGCTGCATAGATTACAATCTTCACGTCGATGCCAGGGATCCACGCGTCTTCGTGTTCTACGAGAAATGGAAGAGCCAGGCGGATCTTGACGCCCACATGGAAATGCCTCACCTGAAGCCGCTGCTGAGCCAGATCGACCGCTTGCTCGCAAAACCGGTCGACATATGGCGGCTGCTTCCGGCGGAGCCCGCTTCTCCTCAACTTACAATGATGACCACAGAAGGGCCGATATCTCAGGTCTGA